Proteins encoded within one genomic window of Pseudomonas cannabina:
- a CDS encoding ATP phosphoribosyltransferase regulatory subunit, translating to MKRKIVSGAAFIEAGAEEAIVPALWGQDTFIEKAGGSEIIGQMWAFNDKAGRACCLIPEATALFQERSEILLNGRSEALFFYVARCYRYERPQAGRYREFTQLGLEILGPLPQQALQRSQAICTGFLDSLGLDYELNVAVKRGLSYYLEGNGFEMRCPGLGAQQQVVGGGAYREGAGFGVGLERLVLALGLD from the coding sequence GTGAAACGGAAAATCGTTTCCGGAGCTGCCTTCATCGAAGCGGGTGCTGAAGAAGCCATCGTCCCGGCATTGTGGGGCCAGGACACCTTTATCGAAAAAGCCGGCGGCAGTGAAATCATCGGTCAGATGTGGGCCTTCAATGATAAGGCCGGGCGCGCCTGCTGCCTGATCCCGGAGGCGACTGCGCTGTTTCAGGAGCGCAGCGAAATACTTCTGAATGGACGCAGCGAAGCGCTGTTTTTCTATGTAGCACGCTGTTACCGCTACGAACGACCGCAGGCCGGGCGTTATCGGGAATTCACTCAGCTGGGACTGGAAATTCTTGGCCCGTTACCGCAACAGGCATTGCAGCGCAGTCAGGCGATCTGCACGGGTTTTCTCGACTCGCTGGGGCTGGATTACGAACTGAATGTCGCCGTCAAACGCGGCCTGAGTTACTACTTGGAAGGCAACGGTTTCGAGATGCGCTGTCCGGGCCTGGGTGCGCAGCAGCAAGTGGTCGGTGGCGGCGCCTATCGTGAAGGGGCCGGGTTCGGCGTCGGACTTGAGCGGCTGGTGCTGGCGCTTGGGCTTGATTGA